From Ornithodoros turicata isolate Travis unplaced genomic scaffold, ASM3712646v1 Chromosome32, whole genome shotgun sequence, the proteins below share one genomic window:
- the LOC135373803 gene encoding uncharacterized protein K02A2.6-like: MATIGQVEPFDESVSDWESYQERLTAFIRANQIPESNQVDAFLSIIGPKTYKILKSLLAPDPPTSKTLEELKKILRDHLSPRPSVIAERAKFHKRVQQENEGIAEFVAELKRLAEYCNFGANLQEALRDRLVCGLLRLDIQKALFTEDESLTFKKATEKALSLEMATKNATECHSNNAAQPIIQAISLNEKTGKQRCYRCGSDKHGSGMCPFKTVCFHCRKTGHIKDVCKSRSKGSHPKFQRQVNKRQGHRLKKEFKSMGELDEPEPALRRLDSAGRNDPICFTLNLQGVPLRMELDTGAAVSVISQQQYHSCFSGLPLKPTTVTLRTYTGQCVYPKGVLDVEVEHNGQTSHLPLYVLAQRGPPLIGRNWLRNLRLDWNSLNYIRPHARKDLAQLLERHGQVFADELGEIQGEQASLVLKKEAVPKFMKARSIPFALKPAVEKELEKLEKLGVLEAVASSRYASPIVPVVKKDGSVRICGDYKASLNPCLEVDVYPLPKIDEMFAVLSGGRYFSKIDLNRAYLQVTMDERSSDYLTLNTHKGLFRVKRLAFGVSSAPAIFQRIMENILHGLDGVICYLDDILVTGKSELQHLENLERLLQRLAERGVRIRREKCEFFKHELRFLGHVINDKGIATAPDKVAAVLNAPAPKDKKQLKSFIGLVTYYTKFLADLSTVMHPLNTLLCKNVPWKWSRDCQLAFHKIKKMLVSAPVLAHYDPSLPLEVGCDASSYGLGAVLSITLKDGTRRPVAYASRSLTESEKRYSQLEREGLALVYSVKKFHYYIYGRCFGLVTDHKPLQTIFGPKTGIPTVAAARLQRWAITLSAYSFNLIYRPGQTNIEADCLSRLPLPATSEVMKEDEVDTFHTLRWDTFPISSSDIARETSRDPILSQVLRYTLTGWPHLEPRQDLRPYWIRRSELSTSQNCILWGMRIVIPTSLQQAVLHEVHEGHPGVVRMKEVARSYVWWPRVDLDIQSLVRNCAPCQQERPLPTQALLHPWAWPTRPWSRLHLDFAGPFQQCNFLVAVDAHSKWPGTDEMARGIYYAFNFYRQHPNEAERNVWTFRIARGPGIR, encoded by the coding sequence ATGGCAACTATCGGTCAAGTGGAGCCCTTCGATGAGTCCGTATCGGACTGGGAGTCCTATCAGGAAAGACTCACTGCTTTCATTCGCGCAAACCAAATTCCCGAATCTAATCAAGTTGATGCTTTTCTGAGTATAATCGGGCCGAAGACCTACAAGATACTGAAGAGTTTGTTAGCGCCAGACCCGCCAACAAGTAAAACCTTGGAAGAGCTCAAGAAAATTTTGCGCGACCACCTTTCACCGCGACCATCGGTTATTGCCGAAAGGGCGAAATTTCACAAGAGAGTGCAGCAGGAAAATGAGGGCATAGCGGAATTTGTCGCAGAGTTGAAACGTTTAGCGGAATACTGCAATTTTGGAGCAAATCTTCAGGAAGCTCTACGAGATAGGCTAGTTTGCGGATTGTTACGGTTAGACATCCAGAAAGCTCTCTTTACGGAAGATGAATCCCTGACTTTCAAGAAAGCAACAGAGAAAGCACTGTCACTAGAGATGGCAACCAAAAACGCGACAGAATGCCATTCCAACAACGCCGCTCAACCCATCATCCAAGCGATATCACTGAATGAAAAGACCGGGAAGCAGAGGTGTTATCGCTGTGGTTCAGATAAACACGGCAGCGGAATGTGTCCTTTTAAAACTGTCTGCTTCCATTGCAGAAAAACGGGTCATATCAAGGATGTTTGTAAAAGCAGAAGCAAGGGTTCACACCCGAAATTTCAGCGGCAAGTCAACAAGAGACAAGGGCACCGGCTGAAGAAAGAATTCAAGTCGATGGGTGAACTCGACGAACCTGAGCCAGCGTTGCGGCGACTTGACTCAGCGGGGAGGAACGACCCTATCTGTTTCACACTGAATCTGCAGGGCGTCCCACTTCGCATGGAGCTGGATACCGGTGCGGCTGTATCGGTGATTTCTCAACAGCAGTACCACTCGTGTTTTTCAGGCCTTCCGCTCAAGCCTACGACTGTGACGCTTCGGACTTACACGGGGCAGTGCGTCTATCCAAAAGGGGTGTTGGACGTCGAGGTTGAACACAACGGGCAGACCAGTCATCTACCCTTGTACGTCTTGGCGCAGCGGGGACCGCCGTTAATTGGAAGAAATTGGCTTCGCAATCTACGTTTGGATTGGAACAGTTTGAATTACATCCGCCCACACGCAAGAAAGGATCTGGCACAGCTGCTGGAAAGACACGGTCAAGTATTTGCTGATGAGCTCGGCGAAATACAAGGTGAGCAAGCCAGTCTTGTACTCAAGAAAGAAGCAGTGCCTAAATTCATGAAGGCCAGGAGTATCCCTTTTGCGCTGAAACCGGCAGTAGAGAAGGAACTAGAAAAATTAGAGAAACTAGGTGTTTTGGAAGCGGTAGCCTCAAGTCGATACGCTTCACCTATTGTCCCGGTAGTGAAGAAGGATGGATCAGTACGCATTTGTGGTGATTACAAGGCCTCACTGAATCCATGTTTGGAGGTTGATGTTTACCCCTTGCCGAAGATCGACGAAATGTTCGCAGTCTTGTCAGGGGGAAGGTATTTTTCGAAAATCGACTTAAATCGAGCATACCTACAGGTCACCATGGACGAAAGGTCAAGTGATTATCTGACTCTTAATACGCACAAGGGACTGTTTCGCGTAAAGCGATTGGCTTTTGGAGTGTCTTCCGCCCCAGCAATTTTCCAGCGTATTATGGAAAATATCTTACACGGATTAGATGGAGTTATCTGTTACCTTGACGATATTTTGGTAACTGGAAAAAGCGAACTACAACATCTCGAAAACCTCGAAAGACTCTTGCAACGTCTAGCAGAACGTGGCGTTCGCATCAGACGTGAAAAATGTGAATTTTTCAAGCATGAACTCCGGTTTTTGGGCCATGTAATCAATGACAAAGGCATTGCAACGGCACCTGACAAAGTAGCCGCAGTGTTGAACGCCCCTGCACCGAAGGACAAGAAGCAGCTGAAATCGTTTATAGGCTTAGTCACCTACTACACAAAATTCCTAGCAGACCTGTCAACGGTTATGCATCCACTGAATACGCTGCTGTGCAAGAATGTTCCTTGGAAGTGGTCCCGTGACTGTCAGCTGGCATTccataaaataaagaaaatgctAGTTTCAGCACCAGTTCTGGCGCATTATGACCCAAGCCTTCCTCTAGAAGTCGGATGCGACGCATCATCGTACGGATTGGGAGCAGTTTTGTCAATTACTCTAAAGGATGGAACAAGACGACCCGTCGCATATGCATCCCGCTCACTAACTGAAAGTGAGAAGCGCTACAGTCAACTAGAACGTGAAGGCCTCGCTTTAGTATATAGCGTGAAAAAATTTCATTATTACATCTATGGACGATGCTTCGGTCTTGTTACAGATCACAAGCCCCTCCAAACCATTTTTGGTCCCAAAACAGGCATCCCTACAGTTGCAGCAGCTCGACTCCAGAGATGGGCCATCACGTTATCCGCATACAGCTTCAACTTGATATATCGACCAGGACAAACAAACATCGAAGCAGATTGCTTGTCACGTCTACCACTGCCTGCTACTTCAGAAGTAATGAAGGAAGATGAGGTTGACACTTTTCACACCCTCCGTTGGGACACTTTTCCTATTAGCAGTTCAGACATCGCGCGTGAAACATCCAGAGACCCCATTTTGAGTCAGGTGTTGAGGTACActcttacaggatggcctcacCTTGAACCGCGTCAGGACTTAAGACCTTATTGGATCAGGAGGTCTGAACTGTCTACAAGTCAGAATTGCATTCTTTGGGGCATGCGAATTGTTATTCCCACTTCATTACAGCAAGCCGTACTCCACGAAGTACACGAAGGACACCCTGGCGTTGTGCGTATGAAGGAGGTCGCAAGAAGCTACGTCTGGTGGCCCCGAGTCGACCTGGACATACAAAGCTTGGTGAGGAACTGTGCCCCATGTCAGCAAGAAAGGCCTCTGCCAACGCAAGCCCTACTACACCCATGGGCCTGGCCGACGAGGCCTTGGTCCCGTCTCCACCTAGATTTCGCCGGCCCATTTCAACAATGCAACTTCTTAGTAGCAGTGGATGCCCATTCCAAATGGCCAGGTACAGACGAAATGGCCAGAGGTATTTATTATGCGTTCAACTTCTACAGACAGCACCCTAACGAAGCTGAGAGAAATGTTTGGACGTTTCGGATTGCCAGAGGTCCTGGTATCAGATAA